One window of the Lasioglossum baleicum chromosome 8, iyLasBale1, whole genome shotgun sequence genome contains the following:
- the LOC143211626 gene encoding uncharacterized protein LOC143211626: MLFHANGREAHEMLFHVNVHAARGDTRQVNDRLIVSRLKGHTRQWYDTRLDCNHTWHETKGLLAEQFHRIIPFSRLLKEAVSYEAKPGQCLGDYCFNKMNMIQRLDDKIIDMIIHGVPSGRRSTQA; this comes from the exons ATGTTGTTTCACGCGAACGGCCGCGAAGCCCACGAGATGTTGTTTCACGTGAATGTTCACGCAGCCCGCGGAGACACGCGTCAAGTGAACGACCGC TTAATCGTGTCGCGATTGAAAGGACATACCCGTCAGTGGTACGATACTCGGTTGGATTGCAACCATACCTGGCACGAGACGAAGGGATTGCTAGCGGAACAATTCCACCGGATTATTCCGTTTTCCCGGCTATTGAAGGAAGCGGTCAGTTACGAGGCGAAACCGGGACAGTGTCTTGGTGACTACTGCTTCAATAAGATGAACATGATTCAGCGGCTGGACGACAAAATTATCGATATGATCATCCATGGAGTACCGTCCGGGCGGCGCAGCACAcaagcttga